From the Paucidesulfovibrio gracilis DSM 16080 genome, one window contains:
- a CDS encoding iron-sulfur cluster-binding protein, with translation MAQLSPGDKVVVWGPLGNGFAVEPDTPTLLLAGGIGIAPFVGYMEAHPTSQNVELVFAHRLPVECYPYTAFSQCPHSCLEENSSDDLPKIIKAVRDKVNEYRDGLILCCGPTPFMRTVRTAALEFGARAQLSLENRMACGVGACLGCVCQDGKGHHVQTCTRGPVFWATDVTL, from the coding sequence ATGGCACAACTTTCCCCCGGTGACAAGGTTGTTGTCTGGGGTCCGCTGGGCAATGGATTTGCCGTGGAACCAGACACCCCGACCCTGCTCCTGGCCGGAGGAATCGGCATTGCCCCGTTCGTCGGCTACATGGAAGCGCACCCCACCTCGCAAAATGTGGAACTGGTCTTTGCCCATCGCCTACCTGTGGAATGTTACCCGTATACTGCGTTTTCCCAATGTCCCCATTCCTGCCTGGAAGAAAACAGTTCCGATGACCTGCCCAAAATCATCAAAGCGGTGCGTGACAAAGTAAATGAATATAGAGACGGACTAATACTGTGTTGTGGACCGACCCCCTTCATGCGCACAGTACGGACCGCAGCACTGGAATTCGGAGCCAGAGCGCAGCTTTCTCTGGAAAATCGCATGGCCTGCGGCGTGGGAGCCTGCCTCGGCTGTGTGTGCCAGGACGGCAAAGGCCATCATGTGCAGACCTGCACTCGCGGACCTGTTTTCTGGGCCACAGACGTCACCCTGTAG